A genomic window from Streptomyces sp. HUAS YS2 includes:
- a CDS encoding gamma-glutamylcyclotransferase family protein, with product MQEFAEGILASPAWQGIGALAGLAAVAIYVAVEVRRRRRRDDPPGNSRETQQWETFDLSSPEGEDSFYKALTKSIIAAEESIYRSGRGFARPRHERVINDLIRAEETALRNGVEVTRIQSSPSASEKWSKAYADLTERYPEHLRIFAGYSENPLVNVAVIDAYGSSPVIQLLFESHELTAGGPRHRGAAALFLRSQPALAISLQQQFEEHVRILHRMTGDEVRKLANAPIYFAYGSNMSGEQMRERCPSARPLGIAHLYGWRRSFCVPAPHLDGLAAGIQRSDNDGSHVVGVAYEMTVPDQQRLDAIEQGGYRPERVGIKLDGIHKEAYTHVPVSTVPEVPSDVPRAYLDIMITGAEENGLSELAAELRRLGAR from the coding sequence ATGCAGGAGTTCGCAGAAGGAATCCTGGCCAGCCCTGCGTGGCAGGGGATCGGCGCTCTGGCGGGCCTGGCGGCGGTCGCCATCTATGTGGCCGTGGAGGTCCGCCGCCGTAGACGCAGGGACGACCCGCCGGGAAACAGCCGCGAAACTCAGCAGTGGGAGACATTCGACCTGTCGTCCCCGGAGGGAGAGGACTCCTTCTACAAGGCCTTGACGAAGAGCATCATCGCGGCGGAGGAGAGCATCTACCGATCCGGGCGAGGTTTCGCCCGGCCCCGTCACGAGAGAGTGATCAACGACCTGATACGCGCCGAGGAGACGGCGCTGCGCAATGGCGTCGAGGTGACGAGGATCCAATCGAGTCCCTCGGCGAGCGAGAAATGGTCGAAAGCGTACGCCGATCTGACCGAGCGCTATCCCGAGCACCTCAGGATCTTCGCCGGCTACAGCGAGAATCCACTGGTCAACGTGGCGGTCATCGACGCGTACGGCTCCTCCCCCGTGATCCAGCTGCTCTTTGAGTCCCACGAGCTCACCGCGGGCGGCCCGCGCCATCGGGGCGCTGCCGCGTTGTTCCTGCGCAGTCAGCCGGCTCTCGCGATAAGCCTGCAGCAGCAGTTCGAGGAACACGTGCGGATCCTCCACCGGATGACCGGCGACGAGGTGCGGAAGCTCGCCAATGCACCGATCTATTTCGCCTACGGCTCCAACATGTCCGGCGAACAGATGCGAGAGCGGTGCCCGAGTGCACGGCCGCTCGGAATCGCGCACCTGTATGGATGGCGGCGAAGCTTCTGTGTTCCGGCGCCTCATCTGGACGGCCTCGCCGCCGGCATACAGAGAAGCGACAATGACGGTTCACACGTGGTCGGGGTCGCGTACGAGATGACCGTACCGGACCAACAACGACTTGATGCGATCGAGCAAGGCGGGTACAGACCCGAACGTGTGGGAATCAAGCTCGACGGAATACATAAAGAGGCTTACACCCACGTTCCCGTTTCCACCGTGCCCGAGGTTCCGTCCGATGTGCCCCGTGCGTATCTGGACATCATGATCACCGGGGCCGAGGAGAACGGACTTTCCGAACTCGCCGCCGAGCTGAGACGACTCGGCGCAAGGTGA
- a CDS encoding TetR/AcrR family transcriptional regulator, which yields MGGAKAKRMPRAVRERQMMDAAVQTFGQRGYQAASMDEIAELAGVSKPLVYLYLNSKEELFVACIRREAKALLDSVRAAVEPGLPADKQLWAGLLAFFTHAAENPDGWAVLSRQARTEPFAAEAALMRDEIVAYVATLIGAAAEETHRQTQRDPELAERDVAGLSQALVGAAESLAIWANETPGMTAWESAATLMNFAWAGLGNLMRNERWSPR from the coding sequence GTGGGCGGCGCGAAGGCCAAGCGGATGCCGCGGGCGGTGCGCGAGCGGCAGATGATGGACGCCGCCGTGCAGACGTTCGGGCAGCGGGGGTACCAGGCCGCCTCCATGGACGAGATCGCCGAGCTGGCCGGGGTCTCCAAGCCGCTGGTGTACCTGTATCTGAACTCCAAGGAGGAGCTGTTCGTCGCGTGCATCCGGCGCGAGGCGAAGGCGCTCCTGGACTCCGTGCGGGCCGCGGTCGAGCCGGGGCTGCCGGCCGACAAGCAGCTGTGGGCGGGACTGCTCGCCTTCTTCACGCACGCGGCCGAGAACCCGGACGGCTGGGCGGTGCTCAGCCGGCAGGCGCGCACGGAGCCGTTCGCGGCGGAGGCCGCGCTGATGCGGGACGAGATCGTCGCGTACGTGGCCACGCTGATCGGTGCCGCGGCGGAGGAGACGCACCGGCAGACCCAGCGCGACCCGGAACTCGCCGAGCGGGACGTGGCCGGCCTGTCCCAGGCCCTCGTCGGCGCGGCCGAGTCGCTGGCGATCTGGGCCAACGAGACGCCGGGGATGACGGCCTGGGAGTCTGCGGCGACGCTGATGAACTTCGCCTGGGCGGGGCTCGGCAACCTCATGCGGAACGAGCGCTGGTCTCCCCGATGA